A part of Methanothermobacter sp. genomic DNA contains:
- a CDS encoding acetylornithine transaminase has translation MDSEEVIELEKKFIMQTYTRQPIVLSHGKGATVWDIDGNSYIDCFAGVAVNSIGHAHPKVALAICHQAQRLIHSSNIYYTREQAELAKLLTGISPHDRVFFANSGAEANEGAIKLARKFTGKSEIIAAENSFHGRTLATVTATGQKKYSEPFRPLPEGFKHVPYGDLGAMADAIGDDTAAIILEPVQGEGGVIVPPEGYLRDVGELARQNDVLLILDEVQTGFGRTGAMFASELFDVRPDITTVAKAMGGGYPIGAVLADERVASAFKPGDHGSTFGGNPLGCAAAIATIEVLLDEKLPERAARMGAYFMARLRQVLHGCDSVRDIRGVGLMIGIEIDGDCSRVVDEARKMGVLINCTAGNVIRITPPLVIKKEEIDAAVDVLGHVISDFQ, from the coding sequence ATGGATTCAGAGGAAGTAATTGAACTTGAAAAAAAATTTATCATGCAGACCTACACGCGACAGCCCATTGTACTATCACATGGAAAGGGCGCCACTGTATGGGATATTGATGGTAACTCCTACATTGACTGCTTTGCTGGTGTTGCTGTTAACAGCATTGGACATGCCCACCCCAAGGTTGCCCTTGCAATCTGTCACCAGGCCCAGAGGCTCATCCACTCATCCAACATATACTATACCAGGGAGCAGGCGGAACTTGCAAAGCTCCTCACAGGGATATCCCCCCATGACAGGGTTTTCTTTGCAAACAGCGGTGCTGAGGCAAATGAGGGGGCCATAAAACTTGCAAGAAAATTCACAGGAAAATCCGAGATAATAGCGGCGGAGAACTCCTTCCATGGAAGGACCCTTGCAACTGTAACCGCCACAGGACAGAAAAAGTACAGCGAGCCATTCAGGCCACTACCGGAGGGATTCAAACATGTTCCCTATGGTGACCTGGGGGCAATGGCAGATGCCATAGGCGATGACACGGCAGCCATAATACTTGAACCCGTGCAGGGTGAGGGCGGCGTTATCGTTCCCCCTGAGGGCTACCTGCGGGACGTGGGGGAACTTGCAAGGCAGAACGATGTTCTCCTCATACTCGATGAGGTGCAGACAGGGTTTGGAAGGACCGGTGCCATGTTTGCATCGGAGCTGTTTGATGTGCGACCTGACATCACCACAGTTGCAAAGGCCATGGGAGGAGGATACCCAATAGGCGCCGTACTTGCAGATGAAAGGGTTGCATCAGCATTCAAGCCAGGAGACCATGGATCAACATTCGGGGGGAACCCGCTGGGGTGTGCAGCTGCCATAGCAACCATTGAGGTTTTACTGGATGAGAAGCTACCTGAGAGGGCAGCCAGGATGGGCGCCTATTTCATGGCAAGGCTCAGGCAGGTCCTGCATGGCTGTGATTCGGTGAGGGATATCCGTGGTGTGGGCCTCATGATCGGGATAGAAATTGATGGTGACTGCAGCAGGGTCGTTGACGAGGCAAGGAAGATGGGTGTGCTGATAAACTGCACCGCTGGTAATGTAATAAGGATAACACCTCCACTTGTCATAAAGAAGGAGGAGATAGACGCAGCAGTTGATGTCCTAGGGCATGTCATCTCTGATTTTCAGTAG
- the dapF gene encoding diaminopimelate epimerase translates to MTRMIMFSKMHGLGNDYVVIDESTQECIPEDKKPEFVREVCTRGFSVGADGVIFVQPAAGEGDIRFRIFNADGSEAEMCGNGIRCFSKFVYENAIVRKRKLDVETLAGIKTVELEIGDDGSVVSSRVDMGTATFKTDQIPMDVGECEFIDRFLPVEGEDIKLTALSVGNPHAVIFVDDAESVDLERLGPAIENHPLFPERINVHFVEVVDPSEIIMVTWERGAGPTMACGTGATASVIAGVKLEKLDDSVLVHLPGGELKIDVYQEGTDLGAYMEGDAVLVFDGILIRDP, encoded by the coding sequence ATGACGAGGATGATAATGTTCTCCAAGATGCATGGACTTGGAAATGACTATGTGGTTATAGATGAGAGCACACAGGAATGCATACCCGAGGATAAAAAGCCTGAATTCGTCAGGGAAGTCTGCACCAGGGGATTCTCTGTTGGGGCCGATGGCGTCATATTTGTCCAGCCAGCAGCTGGTGAGGGGGATATAAGGTTCAGGATATTCAACGCCGATGGAAGCGAGGCAGAGATGTGCGGTAACGGGATAAGGTGCTTCTCAAAGTTTGTATATGAGAATGCAATCGTGAGAAAGAGAAAACTTGACGTTGAAACCCTTGCAGGCATCAAAACTGTGGAGCTTGAGATCGGGGATGATGGTTCAGTGGTCTCCTCAAGGGTTGATATGGGCACAGCAACATTCAAGACAGACCAGATACCCATGGATGTGGGGGAATGCGAGTTCATAGACCGTTTCCTCCCAGTTGAGGGTGAAGATATCAAACTCACAGCCCTGAGCGTCGGAAACCCCCATGCGGTGATATTCGTGGATGATGCCGAATCGGTGGACCTGGAGCGGCTTGGCCCCGCAATAGAAAACCACCCCCTCTTCCCTGAGAGGATCAACGTGCACTTTGTTGAGGTGGTTGATCCATCTGAGATCATCATGGTAACCTGGGAGAGGGGCGCCGGGCCAACCATGGCCTGTGGAACAGGGGCCACAGCCAGTGTTATTGCTGGAGTTAAACTTGAAAAACTGGATGACAGCGTCCTGGTGCATCTACCTGGAGGTGAACTAAAAATAGACGTCTACCAGGAGGGTACAGATCTGGGGGCCTACATGGAGGGCGATGCGGTCCTAGTGTTCGATGGGATACTCATAAGGGATCCCTAG
- the hisF gene encoding imidazole glycerol phosphate synthase subunit HisF yields the protein MLAKRIIPCLDCDLQVPHGRVVKGVEFKRIRYAGDPVELATRYYEDGADEIVFLDITASHERRETMTHVIEATTENVFVPICVGGGIRRPEDYVKMLKAGADKCSTNTAAIKNPELISEASKLVGSQACVVAIDAKRRYIENPRESDERFIIEVDDGYCWYECSIYGGREFTGIDAINWAMECQERGAGEILLTSMDRDGTKEGYDIPLTRTMSENLDIPVIASGGVGNPQHIYEAFTDGKADAALAASIFHFNEYPVPAVKEYLHSRGIPVRLQEKRG from the coding sequence ATGCTTGCAAAGAGGATAATACCATGTCTTGACTGCGACCTCCAGGTGCCTCATGGCAGGGTCGTGAAGGGCGTTGAATTCAAGAGGATAAGATATGCGGGGGACCCTGTGGAACTTGCAACCCGCTACTACGAGGATGGTGCAGATGAGATAGTCTTCCTTGACATAACAGCCTCCCATGAGAGAAGGGAGACCATGACCCATGTGATAGAGGCAACCACCGAGAACGTCTTCGTGCCCATATGTGTGGGTGGAGGTATAAGGAGACCAGAGGACTACGTTAAGATGCTGAAGGCCGGCGCAGATAAGTGCTCAACAAACACGGCGGCAATAAAAAACCCTGAACTCATCAGTGAGGCATCAAAACTCGTGGGGTCCCAGGCATGTGTCGTGGCAATAGATGCCAAGAGGAGATACATTGAAAACCCCCGGGAATCCGATGAGAGATTCATAATAGAAGTTGACGACGGCTACTGCTGGTACGAGTGCAGCATATACGGTGGAAGGGAATTCACAGGGATAGACGCCATAAACTGGGCAATGGAGTGCCAGGAGAGGGGGGCAGGGGAGATACTCCTCACATCCATGGACCGGGACGGCACAAAGGAGGGTTATGACATTCCACTCACAAGGACCATGAGCGAAAACCTGGACATACCTGTCATAGCATCAGGGGGGGTGGGAAACCCCCAGCACATATACGAGGCCTTCACAGATGGAAAGGCAGACGCGGCCCTCGCTGCAAGCATATTCCACTTCAACGAGTATCCGGTCCCCGCTGTGAAGGAGTACCTTCATTCAAGGGGTATCCCGGTCAGGCTACAGGAAAAACGGGGTTAA
- a CDS encoding helix-turn-helix transcriptional regulator: MKTLIKEYRNKLGLTQEELAEIVGVTRQTIIALERGRYNPSLILAHRITRALGGEHIEDIFLLDEDG; the protein is encoded by the coding sequence TTGAAAACCCTGATAAAGGAATACAGAAATAAACTTGGACTGACCCAGGAGGAACTGGCAGAGATAGTGGGGGTTACAAGGCAGACCATAATAGCCCTTGAGAGGGGGCGCTACAATCCCTCCCTCATCCTCGCCCACAGGATCACAAGGGCCCTCGGGGGGGAGCACATCGAGGACATATTCCTCCTTGATGAGGATGGTTGA
- a CDS encoding HemK2/MTQ2 family protein methyltransferase, translated as MVEMIRYGDLKIETCRDVYEPAEDTFLLADNLDVREGERVLEIGTGTGLVAIKASEKADVTATDINPAAVECARKNATLNCSRLRVLQGDLFDPVRGDKFDVILFNTPYLPMGEEDLTEDPIDLAWNGGPDGRRVIDRFLDDVAEHLKPGGRVQLVQSSLSDTRRTLERLRSLGFDAEVTASERYFFEEIVLIRAIMKARDPL; from the coding sequence ATGGTTGAAATGATAAGGTACGGTGATCTGAAAATCGAAACATGCAGGGACGTATATGAACCTGCAGAGGACACCTTCCTCCTTGCAGATAACCTTGATGTTAGAGAGGGCGAAAGGGTCCTTGAAATAGGCACCGGTACTGGGCTGGTTGCCATAAAGGCCTCAGAGAAGGCCGATGTGACTGCAACAGATATAAATCCCGCTGCAGTTGAATGTGCCAGGAAAAACGCTACCCTGAATTGCTCCAGGTTAAGGGTACTCCAGGGGGACCTCTTTGATCCTGTGAGGGGTGATAAATTCGATGTTATACTCTTCAACACCCCCTACCTCCCGATGGGAGAGGAGGATCTCACAGAGGACCCCATAGACCTTGCCTGGAATGGGGGACCCGACGGGAGGAGGGTTATAGACCGCTTCCTTGATGATGTGGCTGAACACCTCAAGCCCGGTGGAAGAGTCCAGCTCGTTCAATCCTCACTCTCAGACACCCGGAGGACACTTGAAAGGCTCAGGAGTCTTGGTTTTGATGCAGAGGTTACCGCGAGTGAAAGGTACTTCTTTGAGGAGATAGTACTCATAAGGGCCATTATGAAAGCTAGGGATCCCTTATGA
- a CDS encoding cysteine peptidase family C39 domain-containing protein, with protein MRKLCLWGLLILFTLAVSFNAAAAAETPQDNSSNPTDPMELSTADNPEVNFTDPAEFTIDDNITVDTTGVVMQTRNYTCGPAALATLLQNLGINTTEDELADLAETTEDGTTMQGLIKAAKAKGVNLIGVKLNITELRGNMIAYTVSDGEGHYTLIREVTSNTVKLADPTQGNIEIPLEEFQKIYTGYTLTTTNQTETTENTTEPENQTNPENQTETEPHINTGKILSTEEMQRIKGRLWWLPVTLYGLGNLIITIRDKYVPQRYWKYCAYHPPNKKVKAYVGRDHCIHYVEY; from the coding sequence ATGAGAAAGTTGTGTCTTTGGGGTTTGCTGATCCTCTTCACACTCGCAGTATCCTTTAACGCTGCTGCGGCCGCAGAAACCCCACAGGATAACAGCAGCAACCCCACCGATCCCATGGAACTATCCACAGCAGATAACCCTGAAGTGAACTTCACGGATCCAGCAGAGTTCACCATAGACGATAACATCACAGTCGACACCACAGGAGTGGTTATGCAGACCAGGAACTACACCTGCGGGCCGGCAGCACTCGCCACACTACTCCAGAACCTCGGAATAAACACAACCGAAGATGAGCTCGCAGACCTCGCCGAAACCACAGAAGACGGAACAACAATGCAGGGACTCATCAAAGCAGCAAAGGCCAAAGGCGTGAACCTCATTGGAGTGAAACTCAACATCACTGAACTCCGCGGGAACATGATCGCCTATACAGTGAGTGACGGCGAGGGACACTACACCCTCATCAGGGAAGTCACCAGCAACACCGTTAAACTCGCAGACCCCACACAGGGAAACATAGAAATACCACTGGAAGAATTCCAGAAAATCTACACCGGCTACACCCTCACAACCACCAACCAAACAGAAACAACTGAAAACACAACAGAACCAGAAAACCAGACAAACCCAGAAAACCAAACAGAAACAGAGCCCCATATAAACACAGGAAAAATCCTAAGCACCGAGGAAATGCAGAGGATTAAAGGGCGGTTATGGTGGCTTCCAGTGACTTTATATGGGCTGGGTAATCTAATCATCACAATCAGAGATAAATATGTTCCTCAAAGATACTGGAAATATTGTGCTTATCATCCGCCAAACAAGAAGGTGAAAGCATACGTGGGGCGTGATCACTGCATACATTATGTAGAATACTAA
- the lysA gene encoding diaminopimelate decarboxylase, with protein sequence MFSDIEVNENGHLVIGGADAVELAEEYGTPLYVIDEMRIRDNYRRLHSAFSRNYSDFQVFYACKANTNLAVMRILEEEGSGIDAVSPGEIYMALMAGFDPERILYTGNNVRDDELQFALEAGVRINIDSRSQLLRLAEMAPEGLEVSFRVNPLVGAGHHEHCITGGEMSKFGIMESEAPEVYSLALDLGLKPVGIHAHIGSGILDPEPFMLAVESLMDIAGRVHGETGVEFEFIDFGGGLGIPYTPDEEPLDIDEFASRITGLFKDKLSDYGLGKPVMCLEPGRYIVGDASYLLTRVNTIKESYRKFAGVDAGFNTLLRPAMYGSYHHILVADRPLAGPSEKIDIAGNVCESGDLFARDRPMPEVSEGDILAIMNAGAYSFSMASQYNSRPRPAEVLVRDGNAEVVRRRETFADLLAGQIVPARLLKR encoded by the coding sequence ATGTTTTCTGATATCGAGGTTAACGAGAATGGACACCTTGTGATTGGGGGTGCCGATGCAGTTGAACTGGCAGAAGAATACGGCACCCCACTCTATGTCATCGATGAGATGAGAATAAGGGACAATTACAGGAGGCTCCACAGTGCATTCTCCAGGAACTATTCAGATTTCCAGGTATTCTACGCCTGCAAGGCCAACACCAACCTCGCGGTCATGAGGATACTGGAGGAGGAGGGCAGTGGAATCGATGCTGTGTCCCCTGGGGAGATCTACATGGCCCTCATGGCAGGCTTCGACCCTGAAAGGATCCTCTACACCGGCAACAATGTAAGGGATGATGAACTGCAGTTTGCACTCGAAGCTGGTGTGAGGATCAATATTGATTCAAGGTCACAGCTTCTGAGGCTGGCGGAGATGGCCCCTGAGGGACTTGAGGTATCATTCAGGGTCAACCCCCTTGTGGGTGCAGGCCACCATGAGCACTGCATCACCGGAGGGGAGATGAGCAAGTTCGGTATCATGGAAAGCGAGGCCCCGGAGGTCTACAGTCTCGCACTTGACCTTGGTCTTAAACCGGTGGGTATACATGCCCATATAGGGTCAGGGATACTTGACCCGGAGCCCTTCATGCTGGCAGTTGAGTCCCTGATGGATATTGCAGGGAGGGTCCATGGGGAGACAGGGGTCGAATTTGAATTTATAGACTTCGGCGGAGGTCTGGGTATACCATACACTCCAGATGAGGAGCCACTGGACATCGATGAATTCGCATCAAGAATAACTGGCCTCTTTAAGGATAAACTATCTGATTATGGACTTGGAAAGCCTGTGATGTGCCTTGAGCCTGGAAGGTACATAGTTGGGGATGCATCATATCTCCTAACACGCGTTAACACAATAAAGGAGAGCTACAGGAAATTCGCAGGGGTTGACGCGGGCTTCAACACACTGCTGAGGCCTGCCATGTATGGATCCTACCACCACATCCTGGTTGCAGACAGGCCCCTTGCCGGGCCCTCAGAAAAGATAGACATAGCAGGGAATGTCTGTGAATCAGGGGACCTCTTTGCAAGGGACAGGCCCATGCCTGAGGTCAGTGAGGGTGACATCCTTGCCATCATGAATGCAGGTGCCTACTCCTTCTCAATGGCCTCCCAGTACAACTCCCGCCCACGACCGGCCGAGGTGCTTGTAAGGGATGGTAACGCTGAGGTTGTAAGGAGGAGGGAGACATTCGCTGATCTACTGGCAGGGCAGATTGTACCTGCAAGACTCCTTAAGAGGTAG
- a CDS encoding DNA glycosylase: MDIPVREFDLELTQESGQTSQPPWRRTEGAFRELLIIGGVPCPVEVRVEDEVLRVNPYIDVPRKPLKKKIEYIFDLKFEIEDLYSFLEDKGLSDTIQSSRGLRLFLAKDPFECIISSIASANCSIKRWTRAVADIKRGWGDCHLFRGERFYTFPSPATLAGVEEESLEDLQRREDKLPDDFRFTDLRSCGVGYRAPYIRETSRILSEELDISKIHRMDYQDAREVLLELPGVGPKVADCILLYGFRKTEAFPVDVWVRRIMNHLYPDRNFSAREIAEFAAREYGEMAGYVQLYLFNHARRSGLLEKLRG; encoded by the coding sequence ATGGATATACCTGTAAGGGAATTCGACCTTGAACTGACCCAGGAGAGTGGCCAGACCTCTCAGCCACCATGGAGAAGGACTGAAGGCGCCTTCAGGGAGCTCCTCATAATAGGGGGAGTGCCCTGCCCTGTGGAGGTGAGGGTTGAGGATGAAGTCCTCAGGGTGAACCCCTACATTGATGTCCCCAGAAAACCTTTAAAGAAGAAGATAGAGTACATATTCGACCTTAAATTTGAAATTGAAGATTTATACAGTTTTCTTGAGGATAAGGGTCTCTCAGACACCATTCAATCATCAAGGGGTCTGAGACTATTCCTTGCAAAGGATCCATTTGAGTGCATAATCTCATCCATAGCCTCCGCCAACTGCTCCATTAAAAGATGGACGAGGGCAGTGGCTGATATCAAAAGGGGTTGGGGTGACTGCCACTTATTCAGGGGGGAGAGGTTCTACACCTTCCCCTCACCCGCCACCCTTGCAGGGGTTGAGGAGGAATCACTTGAGGACCTTCAGAGGCGCGAGGATAAACTACCCGATGATTTCAGGTTCACTGACCTCAGATCATGCGGGGTGGGCTACAGGGCCCCCTACATAAGGGAGACCTCAAGGATACTCTCTGAGGAACTTGATATCAGCAAAATCCACAGGATGGACTACCAGGATGCCAGGGAGGTCCTCCTTGAACTGCCAGGGGTCGGACCGAAGGTGGCTGACTGCATACTCCTCTATGGGTTCAGGAAGACCGAGGCCTTCCCGGTTGATGTTTGGGTGAGAAGGATAATGAACCACCTGTACCCTGATAGAAACTTCAGTGCCAGGGAAATTGCTGAATTTGCAGCCCGAGAGTACGGTGAAATGGCTGGTTACGTCCAGCTCTACCTCTTCAACCATGCAAGGAGGTCAGGGCTACTTGAAAAACTCAGGGGTTAA
- a CDS encoding NUDIX domain-containing protein, with protein sequence MKPFIPVVRALIRGDDGVLILKRAGDSATNPSLWELPGGKPDSGETLDEALSREVHEETGLKIRPVHVLGAFEQVFPEKVSVNIIFSTEFKGGVPKISSEHEDWCWFRGGEMEFSPWLREFKNKNPWLFGQTKSR encoded by the coding sequence ATGAAACCATTCATACCTGTCGTTAGGGCCCTTATAAGGGGTGATGATGGTGTTCTCATTCTGAAAAGAGCCGGTGATTCGGCAACAAACCCCTCACTATGGGAGCTTCCCGGTGGGAAACCTGATAGTGGTGAAACACTGGATGAAGCGCTATCACGGGAGGTCCATGAGGAGACCGGCCTTAAAATCAGGCCTGTGCATGTTCTGGGTGCATTTGAGCAGGTTTTCCCGGAGAAGGTATCAGTCAACATTATCTTCTCTACTGAATTTAAAGGGGGTGTTCCGAAAATCAGCAGTGAACATGAAGACTGGTGCTGGTTCAGGGGTGGTGAAATGGAATTTTCACCCTGGCTCCGTGAATTTAAAAATAAAAATCCATGGCTTTTTGGGCAAACCAAATCTCGATGA
- a CDS encoding GAF domain-containing protein yields MNDLREKLESVSSVKEASDIVFDEIKMRTGSRYCYVAYVDPENGDSVGIRFSHLTDYCSYYEELGEARFRLPKSGRYGGLLGYSLDTGESFFTNNPAGHPAAHGIPEGHIKVSKFLSVAVKDDEGILGQIVAADPPENYNEGHLRVAEEIAEAYAGVLRRFYRGEIPLR; encoded by the coding sequence ATGAATGATCTGAGGGAAAAACTTGAATCTGTTTCGTCTGTTAAGGAAGCCTCTGATATTGTCTTTGATGAAATAAAAATGAGAACAGGAAGCAGGTACTGCTATGTTGCCTACGTTGACCCTGAAAATGGTGACAGTGTCGGTATAAGGTTCTCCCACCTGACCGATTACTGCAGTTACTATGAGGAGCTGGGCGAGGCAAGGTTCAGGCTCCCCAAAAGCGGGAGGTACGGGGGCCTCCTAGGGTACTCCCTTGATACAGGGGAGTCATTCTTCACCAACAACCCGGCAGGACACCCTGCAGCCCATGGGATACCTGAGGGACACATAAAGGTTTCAAAATTCCTATCCGTGGCGGTGAAGGATGATGAGGGGATCCTAGGGCAGATAGTGGCAGCGGATCCCCCTGAAAATTACAATGAGGGTCACCTCAGGGTGGCTGAGGAGATCGCAGAGGCCTATGCAGGGGTCCTTAGAAGGTTCTACCGTGGCGAGATACCCCTCAGATAG
- a CDS encoding FmdE family protein gives MDYSDIVKFHGHSCAGTALGYMVGKIVAEKFGRSEDEEIVAVVENDSCSIDSIQFVTGCTFGKGNLVFRDHGKHVYTFLNRKTGEGIRISLKKTIDELMDEKGVADRAEMTERILEMDPHELFDVTDVVEEIPEKARIYGSVRCAECGEPVSEHRARIKNGEIVCIPCFRG, from the coding sequence ATGGATTATAGTGACATAGTCAAATTTCACGGTCATTCCTGTGCAGGAACAGCCCTTGGATACATGGTTGGAAAGATCGTGGCAGAGAAGTTTGGAAGATCAGAGGATGAGGAGATAGTCGCTGTTGTTGAGAACGACAGCTGCAGCATAGACTCCATCCAGTTCGTGACAGGGTGCACATTCGGCAAGGGGAACCTGGTATTCAGGGACCATGGAAAACATGTCTACACGTTCCTGAACAGAAAAACAGGTGAGGGAATAAGGATATCCCTTAAAAAGACCATTGATGAACTCATGGATGAAAAGGGGGTTGCTGACAGGGCTGAGATGACAGAAAGGATACTTGAAATGGACCCCCATGAACTCTTTGATGTCACCGATGTGGTGGAGGAGATTCCAGAGAAGGCGAGGATCTATGGATCGGTGAGATGTGCTGAATGTGGAGAACCGGTTTCAGAGCACAGGGCAAGAATAAAGAATGGTGAAATAGTCTGCATCCCATGTTTCAGGGGTTAA
- a CDS encoding ATP-dependent DNA helicase, with translation MENPLFCPDCGMMRDNCTCRGRGRLSFFRNLIKSHEKSDSINEDLQKRYPHIPGEIIENFPFPQPRPGQLDIINDIYQALEDGYRYVILEAGTGTGKSAIACTLAGIYQPAYILTMTKQLQDQYATEFGFPVVKGRGNFLCRNDDLESTCDMGTCQTTPSSENFHCPYGVVRGETLLGEEAFQDSYGNRVFFRTDEHCHYWEQKAEAINSPITLMNYDYAFLELNYVGHFDRRNLMILDEAHNIEDKLMKRLEVTISNRRLRKDIKRTIPSSMMQEDDPAEWILQVEAIADHYSDLELESLPRKRRDRIKRTIKRLSELKMSLEDEPKNWIIDSDGESVSFKPLRVHHYAHDRLFSYSESCLFMSATILNERLFCQWLGIKPDEAYIVRVDSPFPASRRPIELKIAGKMSRNRIKQTAPETIPILNRILERHRNDKGLIHTHNYRCQRFIMENIPNRRLIDHKASNREAVLRYFENSTEPLVLVSPSMSEGVDLPYDKCRFQVIYKIPFPYLGDKQVNRRQRMDQRWYAYKTIMTLMQAYGRGMRAHDDSCYTYILDGNIEMLFRSPLYRSLLPEFFKEAIVNE, from the coding sequence ATGGAAAACCCACTTTTCTGTCCCGACTGTGGAATGATGAGGGATAACTGCACATGCAGGGGCAGGGGGCGCCTTTCATTCTTCAGGAACCTCATAAAATCCCATGAGAAATCAGATTCCATCAACGAGGACCTCCAGAAGAGGTATCCCCACATACCCGGCGAAATCATAGAGAACTTTCCCTTTCCCCAGCCAAGACCAGGACAGCTTGATATCATAAACGACATCTACCAGGCACTTGAGGACGGCTACCGCTACGTTATACTCGAGGCAGGTACAGGCACCGGGAAGTCGGCAATAGCATGTACCCTAGCAGGGATCTACCAGCCGGCATACATACTCACAATGACAAAACAGCTCCAGGACCAGTATGCCACTGAATTCGGGTTTCCGGTTGTGAAGGGGAGGGGCAACTTCCTCTGCCGCAATGACGACCTGGAGTCAACCTGTGACATGGGCACCTGCCAGACAACCCCATCATCAGAGAACTTCCACTGCCCCTACGGTGTTGTGAGGGGCGAAACACTCCTGGGTGAGGAGGCATTCCAGGACTCATATGGCAACAGGGTATTCTTCAGGACAGATGAGCACTGCCACTACTGGGAACAGAAGGCAGAGGCCATAAACAGCCCCATAACCCTCATGAACTATGACTATGCATTCCTTGAACTGAACTACGTGGGCCACTTTGACAGGAGGAACCTCATGATACTGGACGAGGCCCACAACATCGAGGATAAACTCATGAAGCGACTGGAGGTCACCATATCCAACAGGCGACTCAGGAAGGACATTAAGAGGACGATACCCTCCAGCATGATGCAGGAGGATGACCCCGCCGAGTGGATCCTCCAGGTTGAAGCCATAGCAGACCACTACAGCGACCTTGAACTGGAATCACTGCCCAGGAAGAGGAGGGACAGGATAAAGAGGACCATCAAGAGGCTCTCGGAACTTAAAATGAGCCTTGAGGATGAACCAAAAAACTGGATTATTGATTCCGACGGTGAATCGGTTTCATTCAAACCCCTCAGGGTCCACCACTATGCACATGACCGCCTCTTCTCCTACTCTGAATCATGCCTTTTCATGAGCGCCACAATACTGAATGAGAGGCTCTTCTGCCAGTGGCTGGGCATAAAACCCGATGAGGCCTACATAGTAAGGGTCGACAGCCCATTCCCGGCATCAAGAAGACCCATAGAACTGAAGATCGCCGGGAAAATGTCAAGGAACCGGATAAAGCAGACGGCCCCGGAGACCATCCCCATACTGAACAGAATCCTTGAGAGGCACAGAAACGATAAGGGACTCATACATACACACAACTACCGCTGCCAGAGGTTCATAATGGAGAACATACCAAACAGGAGACTCATCGACCACAAGGCATCCAACAGGGAGGCCGTTCTAAGATACTTTGAGAACTCCACTGAACCACTGGTCCTTGTGAGCCCATCAATGAGTGAGGGTGTTGATCTACCCTATGATAAGTGCAGGTTCCAGGTGATCTACAAGATACCCTTCCCATACCTTGGGGATAAGCAGGTGAACAGGAGGCAGAGAATGGACCAGCGGTGGTACGCCTACAAGACCATAATGACACTGATGCAGGCATATGGGCGTGGGATGAGGGCCCATGACGACTCATGCTACACCTACATACTGGACGGTAACATAGAGATGCTCTTCAGAAGCCCCCTCTACAGGTCGCTCCTCCCTGAGTTCTTCAAGGAGGCCATAGTCAATGAATAA